GCGTGGCGCCTAGGTCAGACCAACTAGTCTAATCCAACAAGTTAGCAAGCatattacataaaaaaaagtagacTACATAACACTGAAACACCACCCAATGTAGCCCAGCTGCCTAATGCACCATCTAATGCCTAATCATGGCGGCTACCCGGGCACTATTTTAGGATGTCAAGATCCTTTAGTTCATTTCTGTACTTCTGCTCACCCCCTCCTGTCCCCTCTCTTCTGCATTATGAAGTTGCTTGGACATAACTGCAGGACAACATGGTTTCGTCTACCTTGGCAGCTAATATTCAAATCCAAAATCCAAACAATATGGTACCATTCTCAATATCAATGCATTATCAGGGTCAAAACAGCCTGCTTCATAAGGAAGGTCAGTCAGTCCCACAGTTAAACATATTACGTTTGTTCCTTCAAATGTGATCACTTGTTTTTGTGCTAGTGCTTTATATGGCATATTTGAACTTAAGCTGTTGGCCAAAGTTGTTTGAAGAGCAATTCATTGATATTGTCGATAGGATAAATGGTGTAGATAGGTTATTTCTTCTTGTTCACTTTGGGTAGTTCAATTCTAGTGATTTGGTTTAATCCTGTAGCCTAGCGATTACAGTGCTCAAGTAGCACCTCCAGGTCTTGGGTTCAACTCCCCACATAAGCGAATTACAGGCCTAGTTAAAAAAAGTCACTCGCTGGCCCCTCGTAAAAACGTGTTAAGAATCGACTTATGGAGGGTGGGCCCTCGTGTAGGGGGTAGGTGCCTCAAAGCACAGGTTAAGGACTGATCCATAGGGAGCGAGCCCGCATGTGGTGGGCTAGGGCTCGTGGCTTTTCTCGACCGGTTTGGTTGAGGCTTCTTCTTAATGGAAAGCCATGGGGGCGGTCATTCCCCCGCTGATCGAGTTTTTTCTCTGGTAGCTTAGTGTTGCACCTGATAGTACTAGCACCCAGTGGCTAGGATCTATCGGCTTCTCCTAAGTTTGTGTGCCTAGATCTATGGGCTTCACTAATTATCTGAGAGTTTACACTGAGAAATTATATCAACCTTATTTGAAAACACAGAATCGTGAATTCGTGATTTGATCATGGTTGTGAAGTTGGTGCTCTTTATTATTACCCTAGTCGTTACATGCCAATCCTGATGCTTGTATCTGTTCTGTTGACACGGTTCTGTTCTTTTGTACCATGGAGTAGTAGCAATAACTCTGCTTAGAGAAGAtagcttatttttttttcttatgagaTATCCTGTAGCTATTTCCTGCTGGTTATATTTGGCCCTGATGATGTTCGTTTGTTCCCATTCTGAAGCAGTCCCTGTTTTAGATAGTGCAACTCAGCAtcttttggaggaaaataacCAGTTACTAAGCCAGATTGCCGAAAATATCGAAACTTTCAAGGTTTTCTTACTGATATGTGCTATCCCTTATTTCTCTATCCATCGATAGGTGAAAGCTTAAGTTGTTGTAATCATGCTTGAAATTTCAAATTACTTACAGATGGTGGAGAATATGGATCTCTTTCTGCGGACGAATAATAATATCAGAACAGTTCTTAAAAGGTATGATATTGTGATATGCTGCATTTTGCTCATGTTTGATTTACTTCGTGCATGCTACTTTAGGTACACACAACACGCAACATGCATAAGTTGGTTGTGTCACTTTCCTGTCATCTGTTTTAATTTCAGTGTGTTCCTGGCACCTTGCCATTGCCTGTACtttatcaatatgaatgtgattGGAGCAGGGTTCACAAAACCGCTTAGTTTTCATGAAATTTCAAGGTTTTTGAGCCAGCTCAAGCTAACAAACCATTTGGTAAACTGGTCATTcgaaagaaaaaatcaaactgagttcaagatgttgacaatTTATCCTAATTTTACAGTTTCCAAACGGTTTTTGaaaaaaccaacaaaaaccACTTGGATTTTTCGATCAGTGAACGATTTTGTGAACCCTGGATTGGAGAGTCTTGCATTTCTTGGACGAAGAAAGTTAACTTCCAGCCTGTGCACCAATTAAGGGTGCATGCAGCATGTGGACACCATGATTTGAACCCTGATGGGTGGAGAATATGGTGCTTCCCTAGAGAGTCTTGCATTCACCACTTGTGCACGTTAATCTTAAGTCAAGGAGACTCCTTTTTTGTGCTTGCAGGAGTCTGCCACTATGCCCCACATATATTAACGAGCACCGCTATACTTACAATCTTCTGTTTACTATGGTTGTACAATCAAATGTTCCTCTCCTAGCGTTATTAATGGCTGCAAGTTCTGGTCCAATAGAAAATTTGGTTCCACCGCTCCACGTGGACAGCGTGGTGTTTGATcgtattaaaaatttaaaatcgtATCTAACATCGAACGCATAGTGTTTTCGTATATTAATGCAGTGAGATGCAGAAGTAAGCATGATCAAGCCGGAACATTTTACCGTCATATTTCATCGCTCCCTGTCTAAGTTAGCTaatttgtttataaaaaaaatgttgtagaaTGAGTGAGACGCCTGGTATCATGGGTCAGATGCCTCCCTTGCCAGTACCTGTAAATGAAGGCAGCCTGAATACACTTCTCCAAATGGACAGAATGGTAAGGCTATAATCACATGTCTGTAGGACACCCCCACTAAATGCATAGCTGTTGATTTGTTGTCCTAAGTAGTATCCATTGTTGTATGTTAAAATTGTGCCTGGTCTTATCCGGCTATTATACGGTAACAACTACTAGCAAGTACAAAATTAATATTTCTATCATAGTTTGGAGAACTGAAGCCATTTCTTACTAATACATATGTTAATAATATGAAACATGCTATACCAAAAAGGGacgtagaaaaaaaaagggtaaatgAAGCTTCAgccgttttttttcttttagttagATCCTTTCTTTTTAACTGTGTTGCTTCTtgttttgggttttgtttttctATAAGGACTCTGCTTATCACCAGTAATGTTTCATTATTTGGTTCAGctttgagtttgagttgtttttgCGTTTGGAACTGTTATGATTAATCTGTTATTGTTGTTTTATCCTGTAGGTTGGTGCCTATGGTATACCATGAAACTCCCATATGGACGCGGGACTGATGTAAAAGATCCTGTTTGGAAAGGGGGAGAGATGTATTGCATAGCATCCTATCGGGGAAGTTGACAGAGAGGAGCCTTTGCCTGATTTGTACTAATGGCATGAAGACAACCAAAGGATGCTAGAGCTTAGACTAACCAAGGTGCCACGGGATAAGTAATGTTTTTTgaggattttctttttctttttcctttgaattGTTTTAGCTGCCGTGTGTCTATCCTTGATTATTGGGGAAGAACATGCCATCAGTCAGGCGGGTATGCGGGTACTTTCTTGGTTGCTGCAAGAAAGTGGAGTACATGCTGCCGCTGCACTTTATTCAATAGAAAGGGTATGTCTGTAAATATTGGGTCAGGTGTGGTGGTGGTTGGTATTCTAAGGCCGCTGTTAATGTAAAAGAACGTCTGTTCTCTCGGTACAACTGATTCTTCATCCAAGGGAAAAACATACAACTAACTGATCATATTATATATTATGCCTATAATGCTGTCATCATGGGTATATACGACATAGTTGTGTTTACTTGAACTATCGGGGGTGTAGCTCATATGGTAGAGCGCTCGCTTCGCATGCGAGAGGCACGGGGTTCGATTTCCCGCACCTCCAGTTCTcgacttcttttttttgttggctGATGTTTCTACTGGCAGAAAGGCACCACAGACAACCAGGACGGTGAATGTTGTGGATACAGGGTACTGCTGACAATGAACAGACATTCATGGTATTAGTATGAGAAATAGATGGATGACATCAAAAGCAAAATCACACACCACTCTCTTTTATCTTATAGAtccaaaaatatttacagaagctgcaaatatattgttCTGAAAACTACAAGTCAAGCTCCCCAACATAACTGAATTAAATAAACTGACAAGTGCTTTTCTCAACCCAAGATAAGCTGTAGAAGCCAATTGCCAACACTTCCAATACTCTACCAatcttttgtctttttttcgTCCTCATTCATTCAGAGTTAAACAGGTCCAAGCTGCATGCGCTTTAATCTTTGTCCATGTGATGGTGGCCACCAGTGATATAATAAATCGATGACACtttcaacttctcctggattgCCAACTTATGGTAAGTCCACGTCCTTCCCTTCAAATGCATCAACTAACACTGTTGCAATTAACCCCAAATGCATCTAGGGATTTGTTGTCTGCTGATGAATGGCCTTCTCTCCTCGGATAatctttgtaaaaaaaacacaagggTCCAATAAGATATGCGAAGAATCGTTATTAACATACTTTTCAGGGAAAATGAACGGAGATGGCAACTTTGAGTGCATCCCACAGAATATTCATGAGTGGTGATCTATATGTTTGTCATTTTGgtttactccctctattttttaatatatgacaccgttgactttttgagatacatttgactattcattttattccaaaaaaatatgtaatcatcatatattttattgTGAGTTAATTTATTGtgaaatgttctttaagcatcacttatatatatatatatatgcacaaaaaatttgaataagacaaatgatcaaacgtttgtcaaaaagtcaattgcgtcatatattaaaaaacggatgTAGTATTTAGTAAGGTTTCTCAACTTTTTGTACTGAGCATTTTTATCAGTTATGTCAAGCGATGATTGAGATTTGCAAGCCATAAATGCTGACGTCAGATATGCAATATACAAAAAGGAAGAAACAGGAAAGAAAAGGGTTGCATACAAATTTGCCAGGAGCCAAGTTTTTGTAGATAATGATGACATCCCCAGCCTGAAGACCATGTGTCTTCAGAAATTCACCTGCCAATATGAATACGAAATATCAATCTACCATGTCCACATCCGCAGGAAATACTCAATACTTTCCATGTTGAATCATACCTGCAGAATCCAGAATGTACATTCTGCTTTTGTTATTTGGCCAGTACCTGAAATAGCATCGTTGACTCTGTGAATTAGTAGTAGCAAGTGCTAGAGTATATCTAGGTTAGGCAGCAATGTATTGGTTTCTCCATGCTGTGAAAACTGATCATGTAACCGAACCAGAATTAGCAATCAGGCAGCTGCCACAAGATGTATGAACCTATGAACTGCTTTACAAATTTCAGATTCCTAAACATGCTGTGGAACTTAATGCATACAGTGCCTTCAACCTCCCACTTTTTCTTAATCTAGGCATCTTGTTAAGTCATTGCAATTCAGAACCATTTTTTCTTTGTTGTCTTTCAGAAATCGCATGTGAGAGATGTCATAAGATGGCAGGAAAGGCACCTGTACTTAAACTTCCATGTCACTGGGAGCACCATGTCGTCCATGTGCAGTATCAAAGGATCCCTTTGCAACAAAGGTGGAAGACTAGCCTCTGCATCCTTCTGAAATAAATTCAGACAGTTACATTATGAAGCATAGTTTAGACCACATGAAAGTTCTCACAGAATGATACTAGAGAACTTCCAAGAGACAGAAATACGGAACACACCTTGGGTAGCACAATTCTTCCAACATTTCCAACATCACTCTTTGTCAGCTCCTTGCGCAGAATGACTTGGTATTCTCCCGAGTTGAGTAGTTTCTGGCATAAAAGCACACTCCCATGAACACAAAGGAAATGAAGTTGCTAATTATGACAGAAGTATGTGCCTGTGTACTGCATCAGTGTTTTGGCTAATCATCTTTACAAGCTACTTGAATTACTAAACTAGTAAGGAATTGCTGCTTCATTTGCCCTTCTGCTCAAATGACTATATCGGCATTGAGTAATTGATAGATACTTGCTCCATTACTTATGCTATGTACTTGCCTAATGTAGATTAAATGCAAGATAGAAATTTGTGTAGTAAATCAGATACAGACAGCATGTTAAGTGTAGTGTGTTACTCACAGTAGCACGACTGTCATGGCCTTGCTTCGACTCAGGGAGAGTACCAACTGTCTCAGAGTGAAATTCAACATTGCTGTTTCTGGTTTCCAATTCATCACTGCTCTTAACCACTCTAGGCAAAATCTGGTTAGCATCCATTACGGTAGTTAGATTATGTGTTATGGAGGATGATGAAAACTGGAAGGGTTTTTCCAAATCTTGAATGTTCTGATGTATATACCTCTGGTTTCTTATCTTCCTTGGCAGATATGGGTCCTTCTATGGGAGGCATGTGGGTGCAAATATTCGGTGCCATGGACGGTGTAGTAAAAGACTCGACCCCGTAGCTGGATGCAGGACCTGTAATTAAAACAGGATATGTGGAAAAAAGTGAGGATGGCTGGGTGAAAGAATTTGGCGGGACGCAAATAGCTGCCCCATATGTACATGACTGAGAAAACCTGGCTATTAGCTAATGCCAAAGTGGAATACAGTAGCTTAGATGTACTACCCATATTGATGGAAGCATGGAGAGGAATAATGTAAATGCCTCATGGACCTACTTGTTCAACATCAGAGGCACATGAATAATTAAAATGAGCTAGGTCGGTAAAAATTCCTAGTTGTTACAAGCAACATCTGTAGCTCTGAACAATGCAACGGAAGATTAATTTTGGTTATTGCtttaaaaggaaaaggaaaaaaaaggcaatgcAGTACATGCTGGTTTAGTTGGAAAGGAGATAGCTTTTAACGTACCTGGTGCGTCTCTAGGATGATTGTTGTTGGCAAGGCGCAGGTGGTCGTCGTGTGGCGCAGGGAAGGAGGTGGGGTAGGCGTTCTTGTTGAGCATGTAATGTGTCCAGAAGGCATAGCAGGGGGAGAAGCTGTAGTGAACGGCATTGCTGGGGGCAGTAGAAGAGTGCGCGGCAAGGGAGGTGAAGGCGCTGGTGGAGGCGCTCCAGTCGGCGAAACCTCtgggagtgggagtgggagtgggagtgTGACAAGGGTGAGGAGCAGCATTGTGATTGTGGTTGTGATTGTGAGAATTGTGAGTATTGTGGTTGTGATTGTGGTTGTGGTTGTGGTTGTGCGGGTGGGGGGGCTCGGCTCCTGCAATCCAAGCACATGGTCAATTACATTTACATACATACATAGATGGGCCAATTAAGTGAAGTGAATGAATTGAATAGACAGAGTGAGGAATGATTGATCACCCTAAATACAATACATACATAGTAGGAGTAGACCCAAAATGAAATCAATCAAGCAgaagcggaggggaggggatctcTAGATTAATAAATGGTAAACAAGGACCTCAAGATTCTCTTGTTCCTTTTTAAtaatagtatagtatagtaGTAATAGATAAAGAAAAAGATCTGAATTTTGGTGGTCTGCCTGCCTACCTGCTGCCCTAACATTCCTTGAGGTAAGAAAGAAGAaggtgtagagagagagagagagagagagtaccgGAGGAGGGGGCGGGGAAGGGATTGGGAAAGGGGACGGTCTGCTGGTGGACGGCGGCCAGGAGAGCCTGGTAGTGGTAggggtggccgccgccaccgccgtcgccgccgtccattTGCCCCATTGTTGCCCTGTTCGCTCGCTTTCCCCTCCCTCACTTAATTTCTCTTCACGCACACACCATATTCCATATACTCAGAGGCAGAGAGCAGAaggcagaggaagaagaagtcGCAGTCGCAGGCCACAACCCCCCCTAGGCGGCTAGGCcccaggaggaggaagaagaggaagaggaagaggagaggtggagacggaggcgaaggaggaggcggaggcgaaggTGGTGAGGTGACCCGTTCTACCagcctgcctctctctctctcttctctatctcatCTCATCTATCTGGAGTacctatccatccatccatccatctattcCTGTCCTCTCTCTCTAACTGTGAGCGACTGACCCTCCATCTATCAGGACCAACACACAGTTTGTTACTTACTACTACTTCTCCTCACTAATTAcactcatcatctctctcttgtTTTCCTCCTAACCACACTTTCTTTGGACCACTCCCCCCTCACTACCAACTATACACTGCTATTCTTATATGTAGGATAACATCTATTGTATATTTTCCTTAGGAGGTACTGTAACatttagaagaagaaaaaaaagattgtcaCCCATTCATCATCTTAATTTATTTTACCAGTTCTTTTGATTTATTTCTAATTGAACTACTTTAAAACATACATGTCATTACCTATAAGTGGACCCACTAATCATAGAATTCACATCCTGATATTGACACTAATCGTCTCTATCTTTGACTATTTGAAAGTTAGGATGTTCTACGGTATctacacatgaaaaaaaagaaacacagtaGTTGACTACTAACTCAGGCAATAAAGGTTCAATTAGGATATGTATATCTAACATATCCAAGATagaataatttatttaatatcATGGGTCGTTCTTCTAAGAGAAGATAGTTGGATATCGTATCAAATATGGAAAGAACTAAAAATACAATCTTCACCACACGCTCTAATATGTGATATTCAATCTATACAACCTTCATTAGCTAGTCAACAAAATAGATGGACCAAATATAATATTGCGTTGGACATAGAAAGAGGCTAATCTTAAAAAGGCCAATACTAAGTCTAACCTTGAGGCCAGACACAAAAATtttataggtaaaattttaatcaaacaTGGGTCTCGTATAGTAGTTCTCTTAAAGTATTAGTAATATTCTATTATTAGGCAAGTTTTTATCCTAAAAATTcacaattatttatttaaatctTTTGGCTTTGGGGTGGGGGAGAATTTAAGGTGAGCTTTTGAGGGTAAAATCTTGACTCAAGCTTAGCTAGGCAATTGTAGCCACTCTACCAAGTTGAATTACATAGTATAGAAGTAGAACATCATATCGAGAGACCAAGGACTGCAGCATCTCCAAGGCATACAAGATATTTCACTTAAAAGGGGCATAAGCAGGGTTCTCCTTTCCTACTGAAAATGGTGAAAACTACTCGATTTTATGAAACCGCTAGGGTcagtttgcaaaaaaaaaaaaaaaaagtggttttGTATAGAGTTGACTAAAAGTCATTGGTTTTTGCTCGATCTTCAGTAAGGAGCGGTTTTCTTCTCGAAAACAATAATGTGAAACctaatgtacttcctccattcatTTTCTATCATCATATTTGATTTGTGCAGCAATACCAAGATAATCTAGCACATCAATTAATCAAAATCAATCAGCACTATCAGCCTTTCATATCCTTGCAGGCcgctgttgacggtcgttaagtGCAAACTGTAACCATCAACTTTTGCATAAAAGAAATGAAATATACTGTCAAAACTTAGTGGTGGGGGTTTactactaatcatttccactagttttGGTAAACATTTGTATACAGGTCATTTAAGGAGAAAATACACCCACCATACGACGAAAATGAACCTCTTGGCAATCATGCGCGAGTATAAGGATTGGAGGGCCCACCTGACAGTTGAAACTGACCTAAAGTGGGGCCAAACCATCCTTACCACTATAAGGACCCACCAGTCAGTCTCCTGGTTAAAGGAGTGGCTAGGAGGTGGGACCCAGGGGTCGGCCGAACAGGGGGTTTAACTGAACCTCCACTGGCTCCCCTCATCATGGCCTTTCACGTGGACGTCCCTcgtagcctcccaatgacggttgtgggtGCACTGACCTCCACAACCATCGTTCCAACCGTCATATgaaagcttatctagaagagaccgagttcaaggaggatgtggcatggcagtttatctattaattggGAAGAGTCTGtttgtttccttttatatttagaGAAGCGTCTTTAGTGTCCCATAAGGAcattatgttttccttttatctttaggaaagtttctttcttgtccaacaaggactagtatctacccataagtataaatatgtacgcacggggtcattgtaaactatatccacgatcaatacaaatttggcacatcgccacccttttacttttctaCTTTTTCGACGAGTTTATAATTGTCATGGTTGTTTGCATCGGCGGGGCTAAGACTTCGACACTCTGATCTTGTCAATGTAAGCACTTatctatcatatatcttagttaatctagtttggtAATTCAATTTACTTGTATCGGCTAAGATTCGTTTTACGGTTTATGCCGGGTACCGGCTAAATTACTTTACCAGATTAGATTAagtaagatatctaccactctaaaaatcagtcaagggtttgattgtctagatattatgtttcttttcatactttgcACTGCATCAGCCCTATTCGTGCTTAGAATCATAacctctagcctgctttttgattgccaatgagggtttcatcggggttttagccgatgagttatcaagacattgcatcggcttataaggattatatacaagttggatttagctaatcacaacaaaggtttcactgtttatctaatcgttTGGATTTAATGGCATCGGACTTCTAGCCGATGTATGTTTTAACTTTTgaatcagtgcttattctatcatattattagccaattggtttctattggattatattattgttttgtTACATTATCATTAGTCGATTGTCTTTATTTACATTAAGTGTCAGATTCTACATCAaccatatagccgatagctGAAAATCctatcggctggaattactccatcggcttgtcagccgatcggctctttAGTTATCTATCTTGTCAGTTTCAGGATCAAACAGACTGGCACGCCTGCATCTCATCAAACTTTAGACCTACACTGGAGCTAAACAGATCTCCCAGACC
The Oryza glaberrima chromosome 8, OglaRS2, whole genome shotgun sequence DNA segment above includes these coding regions:
- the LOC127783361 gene encoding B3 domain-containing protein IDEF1 translates to MGQMDGGDGGGGGHPYHYQALLAAVHQQTVPFPNPFPAPSSGAEPPHPHNHNHNHNHNHNTHNSHNHNHNHNAAPHPCHTPTPTPTPRGFADWSASTSAFTSLAAHSSTAPSNAVHYSFSPCYAFWTHYMLNKNAYPTSFPAPHDDHLRLANNNHPRDAPGPASSYGVESFTTPSMAPNICTHMPPIEGPISAKEDKKPEILPRVVKSSDELETRNSNVEFHSETVGTLPESKQGHDSRATKLLNSGEYQVILRKELTKSDVGNVGRIVLPKKDAEASLPPLLQRDPLILHMDDMVLPVTWKFKYRYWPNNKSRMYILDSAGEFLKTHGLQAGDVIIIYKNLAPGKFIIRGEKAIHQQTTNP